The following coding sequences lie in one Cannabis sativa cultivar Pink pepper isolate KNU-18-1 chromosome 5, ASM2916894v1, whole genome shotgun sequence genomic window:
- the LOC115717233 gene encoding uncharacterized protein LOC115717233 isoform X3, giving the protein MDGAESSFHGAFRSPLSEPEIADRGRKLEASESNLLGLADVLNFNNEVNEVSKPETETIGQACDDMQTQNQRLLQRTKRDEYKMKKLKSKMGAGNPNQSASSTQLTAQSDGLGNDGLIPQLLTSVPSLNDAASYLAQTTSFITGCFNDYSVEPSSRDVEDSNLQAHELVMFSSGQTQGSQASSSDVASSSGYHLTHTESSNTEASSSVGDSSRISSSLVQSNQNGQSGISIFQGLINRVRRTVCGSADDIGWMQRDPEMPPVEDGTHRFTETLDSIRHGVHRLPNSMVYLLVPGLFSNHGPLYFVNTKMSFSKMGLACHIAKIHSEASVEKNAREIKEYIEEIYWGSGKRVLLLGHSKGGIDAAAALSLYWPDLKDKVAGLALAQSPYGGSPIASDILREGQLGDYVNLRKLMEILICKVIKGDLQALEDLTYERRREFLKKHHLPRELPVVSFRTEAAISPAVLATLSRVAHAELPMMAPLSAGQSITKLPVVIPLGAAMAACAQLLQIRYGEKSDGLVTCRDAEVPGSIVVRPKRKLDHVWMVYSSLTDDPSEADASQVCEALLTLLVEVGQKKKNEHAMKNE; this is encoded by the exons ATGG ATGGAGCTGAATCGAGCTTTCATGGGGCTTTTCGTAGTCCTCTTTCGGAACCTGAGATTGCGGATAGGGGGCGGAAATTGGAAGCTTCTGAAAG CAATTTGTTGGGACTTGCTGATGTATTGAATTTCAATAATGAAGTGAATGAGGTTTCCAAGCCTGAAACTGAG acTATTGGACAAGCGTGTGATGATATGCAGACTCAAAACCAACGTCTACTACAGCGGACTAAGAGAGACGAGTATAAAATGAAG AAATTGAAATCTAAAATGGGAGCTGGCAACCCAAATCAAAGTGCGTCTTCCACGCAGTTAacg GCTCAGAGTGATGGTTTAGGAAACGATGGGCTTATCCCTCAGCTTCTTACGTCTGTCCCATCCCTAAACGATGCTGCATCTTATCTTGCACAAACAACATCATTCATAACTGGATGTTTTAATGACTATTCTG TAGAACCTTCATCTAGAGACGTGGAAGATTCCAACTTACAAGCACATGAATTGGTAATGTTTTCATCTGGGCAAACACAGGGGTCTCAGGCTAGCTCTAGTGATGTTGCGTCTTCAAGTGGGTATCATTTAACACATACAGAATCATCTAATACTGAAGCTAGCTCCTCAGTTGGGGATTCATCTCGAATTTCTAGCTCTCttgtacaatcaaatcaaaatggtCAAAGTGGCATTTCCATTTTTCAAGG CCTCATTAATCGAGTTCGAAGAACTGTCTGTGGATCCGCTGATGACATTGGGTGGATGCAACGTGATCCGGAGATGCCTCCAGTTGAAGACGGGACACACAGATTCACAGAAACTCTTGATAGTATCAG GCATGGCGTTCACAGGTTGCCAAATTCAATGGTTTACTTATTGGTTCCAG GTCTTTTCAGCAACCATGGAccactgtattttgtaaatacaAAAATGAGCTTCTCAAAGATGGGTCTGGCTTGTCATATTGCCAAGATTCACAGCGAG GCCTCAGTCGAAAAAAATGCTAGGGAGATAAAGGAGTACATTGAGGAAATCTATTGGGGTTCTGGGAAGCGTGTTTTGCTTCTTGGACATAGTAAAGGAGGAATAGATGCGGCTGCTGCTTTGTCATTATATTGGCCTGATTTAAAAGATAAAGTTGCTGGCCTTGCATTAGCTCAAAGTCCATATGGTGGCAGTCCAATTGCTTCAGATATCTTGCGAGAAGGGCAGCTTGGCGATTACGTAAATTTACGAAAACTTATGGAGATTCTGATCTGTAAAGTAATTAAG GGTGATTTGCAAGCTCTTGAAGACCTAACATACGAGAGACGTAGAGAATTTCTTAAGAAACACCACTTGCCAAGGGAACTCCCTGTTGTTTCATTCCGAACAGAAGCTGCCATATCTCCTGCTGTTTTAGCAACATTATCGCGTGTTGCGCATGCAGAGCTACCTATGATGGCTCCCCTTTCTGCTGGCCAATCAATAACAAAACTGCCTGTTGTAATACCTCTTGGTGCAGCAATGGCTGCCTGTGCTCAGCTTCTGCAGATCAGGTATGGTGAGAAGAGCGACGGTCTTGTCACATGCCGTGATGCAGAAGTTCCTGGTTCCATTGTAGTAAGGCCAAAACGCAAACTAGACCATGTCTGGATGGTTTACTCGTCGTTGACAGATGACCCTTCTGAGGCTGATGCGTCTCAGGTGTGCGAGGCTCTCTTGACATTGCTTGTGGAAGTTgggcaaaaaaagaaaaatgaacatGCCATGAAAAACGAATGA
- the LOC115717233 gene encoding uncharacterized protein LOC115717233 isoform X6, with translation MDGAESSFHGAFRSPLSEPEIADRGRKLEASESGLFYCYVSNLLGLADVLNFNNEVNEVSKPETETIGQACDDMQTQNQRLLQRTKRDEYKMKKLKSKMGAGNPNQSASSTQLTAQSDGLGNDGLIPQLLTSVPSLNDAASYLAQTTSFITGCFNDYSVEPSSRDVEDSNLQAHELVMFSSGQTQGSQASSSDVASSSGYHLTHTESSNTEASSSVGDSSRISSSLVQSNQNGQSGISIFQGLINRVRRTVCGSADDIGWMQRDPEMPPVEDGTHRFTETLDSIRHGVHRLPNSMVYLLVPGLFSNHGPLYFVNTKMSFSKMGLACHIAKIHSEGDLQALEDLTYERRREFLKKHHLPRELPVVSFRTEAAISPAVLATLSRVAHAELPMMAPLSAGQSITKLPVVIPLGAAMAACAQLLQIRYGEKSDGLVTCRDAEVPGSIVVRPKRKLDHVWMVYSSLTDDPSEADASQVCEALLTLLVEVGQKKKNEHAMKNE, from the exons ATGG ATGGAGCTGAATCGAGCTTTCATGGGGCTTTTCGTAGTCCTCTTTCGGAACCTGAGATTGCGGATAGGGGGCGGAAATTGGAAGCTTCTGAAAG CGGTTTATTTTACTGCTATGTCAGCAATTTGTTGGGACTTGCTGATGTATTGAATTTCAATAATGAAGTGAATGAGGTTTCCAAGCCTGAAACTGAG acTATTGGACAAGCGTGTGATGATATGCAGACTCAAAACCAACGTCTACTACAGCGGACTAAGAGAGACGAGTATAAAATGAAG AAATTGAAATCTAAAATGGGAGCTGGCAACCCAAATCAAAGTGCGTCTTCCACGCAGTTAacg GCTCAGAGTGATGGTTTAGGAAACGATGGGCTTATCCCTCAGCTTCTTACGTCTGTCCCATCCCTAAACGATGCTGCATCTTATCTTGCACAAACAACATCATTCATAACTGGATGTTTTAATGACTATTCTG TAGAACCTTCATCTAGAGACGTGGAAGATTCCAACTTACAAGCACATGAATTGGTAATGTTTTCATCTGGGCAAACACAGGGGTCTCAGGCTAGCTCTAGTGATGTTGCGTCTTCAAGTGGGTATCATTTAACACATACAGAATCATCTAATACTGAAGCTAGCTCCTCAGTTGGGGATTCATCTCGAATTTCTAGCTCTCttgtacaatcaaatcaaaatggtCAAAGTGGCATTTCCATTTTTCAAGG CCTCATTAATCGAGTTCGAAGAACTGTCTGTGGATCCGCTGATGACATTGGGTGGATGCAACGTGATCCGGAGATGCCTCCAGTTGAAGACGGGACACACAGATTCACAGAAACTCTTGATAGTATCAG GCATGGCGTTCACAGGTTGCCAAATTCAATGGTTTACTTATTGGTTCCAG GTCTTTTCAGCAACCATGGAccactgtattttgtaaatacaAAAATGAGCTTCTCAAAGATGGGTCTGGCTTGTCATATTGCCAAGATTCACAGCGAG GGTGATTTGCAAGCTCTTGAAGACCTAACATACGAGAGACGTAGAGAATTTCTTAAGAAACACCACTTGCCAAGGGAACTCCCTGTTGTTTCATTCCGAACAGAAGCTGCCATATCTCCTGCTGTTTTAGCAACATTATCGCGTGTTGCGCATGCAGAGCTACCTATGATGGCTCCCCTTTCTGCTGGCCAATCAATAACAAAACTGCCTGTTGTAATACCTCTTGGTGCAGCAATGGCTGCCTGTGCTCAGCTTCTGCAGATCAGGTATGGTGAGAAGAGCGACGGTCTTGTCACATGCCGTGATGCAGAAGTTCCTGGTTCCATTGTAGTAAGGCCAAAACGCAAACTAGACCATGTCTGGATGGTTTACTCGTCGTTGACAGATGACCCTTCTGAGGCTGATGCGTCTCAGGTGTGCGAGGCTCTCTTGACATTGCTTGTGGAAGTTgggcaaaaaaagaaaaatgaacatGCCATGAAAAACGAATGA
- the LOC115717233 gene encoding uncharacterized protein LOC115717233 isoform X5: MQTQNQRLLQRTKRDEYKMKKLKSKMGAGNPNQSASSTQLTAQSDGLGNDGLIPQLLTSVPSLNDAASYLAQTTSFITGCFNDYSVEPSSRDVEDSNLQAHELVMFSSGQTQGSQASSSDVASSSGYHLTHTESSNTEASSSVGDSSRISSSLVQSNQNGQSGISIFQGLINRVRRTVCGSADDIGWMQRDPEMPPVEDGTHRFTETLDSIRHGVHRLPNSMVYLLVPGLFSNHGPLYFVNTKMSFSKMGLACHIAKIHSEASVEKNAREIKEYIEEIYWGSGKRVLLLGHSKGGIDAAAALSLYWPDLKDKVAGLALAQSPYGGSPIASDILREGQLGDYVNLRKLMEILICKVIKGDLQALEDLTYERRREFLKKHHLPRELPVVSFRTEAAISPAVLATLSRVAHAELPMMAPLSAGQSITKLPVVIPLGAAMAACAQLLQIRYGEKSDGLVTCRDAEVPGSIVVRPKRKLDHVWMVYSSLTDDPSEADASQVCEALLTLLVEVGQKKKNEHAMKNE; encoded by the exons ATGCAGACTCAAAACCAACGTCTACTACAGCGGACTAAGAGAGACGAGTATAAAATGAAG AAATTGAAATCTAAAATGGGAGCTGGCAACCCAAATCAAAGTGCGTCTTCCACGCAGTTAacg GCTCAGAGTGATGGTTTAGGAAACGATGGGCTTATCCCTCAGCTTCTTACGTCTGTCCCATCCCTAAACGATGCTGCATCTTATCTTGCACAAACAACATCATTCATAACTGGATGTTTTAATGACTATTCTG TAGAACCTTCATCTAGAGACGTGGAAGATTCCAACTTACAAGCACATGAATTGGTAATGTTTTCATCTGGGCAAACACAGGGGTCTCAGGCTAGCTCTAGTGATGTTGCGTCTTCAAGTGGGTATCATTTAACACATACAGAATCATCTAATACTGAAGCTAGCTCCTCAGTTGGGGATTCATCTCGAATTTCTAGCTCTCttgtacaatcaaatcaaaatggtCAAAGTGGCATTTCCATTTTTCAAGG CCTCATTAATCGAGTTCGAAGAACTGTCTGTGGATCCGCTGATGACATTGGGTGGATGCAACGTGATCCGGAGATGCCTCCAGTTGAAGACGGGACACACAGATTCACAGAAACTCTTGATAGTATCAG GCATGGCGTTCACAGGTTGCCAAATTCAATGGTTTACTTATTGGTTCCAG GTCTTTTCAGCAACCATGGAccactgtattttgtaaatacaAAAATGAGCTTCTCAAAGATGGGTCTGGCTTGTCATATTGCCAAGATTCACAGCGAG GCCTCAGTCGAAAAAAATGCTAGGGAGATAAAGGAGTACATTGAGGAAATCTATTGGGGTTCTGGGAAGCGTGTTTTGCTTCTTGGACATAGTAAAGGAGGAATAGATGCGGCTGCTGCTTTGTCATTATATTGGCCTGATTTAAAAGATAAAGTTGCTGGCCTTGCATTAGCTCAAAGTCCATATGGTGGCAGTCCAATTGCTTCAGATATCTTGCGAGAAGGGCAGCTTGGCGATTACGTAAATTTACGAAAACTTATGGAGATTCTGATCTGTAAAGTAATTAAG GGTGATTTGCAAGCTCTTGAAGACCTAACATACGAGAGACGTAGAGAATTTCTTAAGAAACACCACTTGCCAAGGGAACTCCCTGTTGTTTCATTCCGAACAGAAGCTGCCATATCTCCTGCTGTTTTAGCAACATTATCGCGTGTTGCGCATGCAGAGCTACCTATGATGGCTCCCCTTTCTGCTGGCCAATCAATAACAAAACTGCCTGTTGTAATACCTCTTGGTGCAGCAATGGCTGCCTGTGCTCAGCTTCTGCAGATCAGGTATGGTGAGAAGAGCGACGGTCTTGTCACATGCCGTGATGCAGAAGTTCCTGGTTCCATTGTAGTAAGGCCAAAACGCAAACTAGACCATGTCTGGATGGTTTACTCGTCGTTGACAGATGACCCTTCTGAGGCTGATGCGTCTCAGGTGTGCGAGGCTCTCTTGACATTGCTTGTGGAAGTTgggcaaaaaaagaaaaatgaacatGCCATGAAAAACGAATGA
- the LOC115717233 gene encoding uncharacterized protein LOC115717233 isoform X4: MDGAESSFHGAFRSPLSEPEIADRGRKLEASESNLLGLADVLNFNNEVNEVSKPETETIGQACDDMQTQNQRLLQRTKRDEYKMKKLKSKMGAGNPNQSASSTQLTAQSDGLGNDGLIPQLLTSVPSLNDAASYLAQTTSFITGCFNDYSEPSSRDVEDSNLQAHELVMFSSGQTQGSQASSSDVASSSGYHLTHTESSNTEASSSVGDSSRISSSLVQSNQNGQSGISIFQGLINRVRRTVCGSADDIGWMQRDPEMPPVEDGTHRFTETLDSIRHGVHRLPNSMVYLLVPGLFSNHGPLYFVNTKMSFSKMGLACHIAKIHSEASVEKNAREIKEYIEEIYWGSGKRVLLLGHSKGGIDAAAALSLYWPDLKDKVAGLALAQSPYGGSPIASDILREGQLGDYVNLRKLMEILICKVIKGDLQALEDLTYERRREFLKKHHLPRELPVVSFRTEAAISPAVLATLSRVAHAELPMMAPLSAGQSITKLPVVIPLGAAMAACAQLLQIRYGEKSDGLVTCRDAEVPGSIVVRPKRKLDHVWMVYSSLTDDPSEADASQVCEALLTLLVEVGQKKKNEHAMKNE, translated from the exons ATGG ATGGAGCTGAATCGAGCTTTCATGGGGCTTTTCGTAGTCCTCTTTCGGAACCTGAGATTGCGGATAGGGGGCGGAAATTGGAAGCTTCTGAAAG CAATTTGTTGGGACTTGCTGATGTATTGAATTTCAATAATGAAGTGAATGAGGTTTCCAAGCCTGAAACTGAG acTATTGGACAAGCGTGTGATGATATGCAGACTCAAAACCAACGTCTACTACAGCGGACTAAGAGAGACGAGTATAAAATGAAG AAATTGAAATCTAAAATGGGAGCTGGCAACCCAAATCAAAGTGCGTCTTCCACGCAGTTAacg GCTCAGAGTGATGGTTTAGGAAACGATGGGCTTATCCCTCAGCTTCTTACGTCTGTCCCATCCCTAAACGATGCTGCATCTTATCTTGCACAAACAACATCATTCATAACTGGATGTTTTAATGACTATTCTG AACCTTCATCTAGAGACGTGGAAGATTCCAACTTACAAGCACATGAATTGGTAATGTTTTCATCTGGGCAAACACAGGGGTCTCAGGCTAGCTCTAGTGATGTTGCGTCTTCAAGTGGGTATCATTTAACACATACAGAATCATCTAATACTGAAGCTAGCTCCTCAGTTGGGGATTCATCTCGAATTTCTAGCTCTCttgtacaatcaaatcaaaatggtCAAAGTGGCATTTCCATTTTTCAAGG CCTCATTAATCGAGTTCGAAGAACTGTCTGTGGATCCGCTGATGACATTGGGTGGATGCAACGTGATCCGGAGATGCCTCCAGTTGAAGACGGGACACACAGATTCACAGAAACTCTTGATAGTATCAG GCATGGCGTTCACAGGTTGCCAAATTCAATGGTTTACTTATTGGTTCCAG GTCTTTTCAGCAACCATGGAccactgtattttgtaaatacaAAAATGAGCTTCTCAAAGATGGGTCTGGCTTGTCATATTGCCAAGATTCACAGCGAG GCCTCAGTCGAAAAAAATGCTAGGGAGATAAAGGAGTACATTGAGGAAATCTATTGGGGTTCTGGGAAGCGTGTTTTGCTTCTTGGACATAGTAAAGGAGGAATAGATGCGGCTGCTGCTTTGTCATTATATTGGCCTGATTTAAAAGATAAAGTTGCTGGCCTTGCATTAGCTCAAAGTCCATATGGTGGCAGTCCAATTGCTTCAGATATCTTGCGAGAAGGGCAGCTTGGCGATTACGTAAATTTACGAAAACTTATGGAGATTCTGATCTGTAAAGTAATTAAG GGTGATTTGCAAGCTCTTGAAGACCTAACATACGAGAGACGTAGAGAATTTCTTAAGAAACACCACTTGCCAAGGGAACTCCCTGTTGTTTCATTCCGAACAGAAGCTGCCATATCTCCTGCTGTTTTAGCAACATTATCGCGTGTTGCGCATGCAGAGCTACCTATGATGGCTCCCCTTTCTGCTGGCCAATCAATAACAAAACTGCCTGTTGTAATACCTCTTGGTGCAGCAATGGCTGCCTGTGCTCAGCTTCTGCAGATCAGGTATGGTGAGAAGAGCGACGGTCTTGTCACATGCCGTGATGCAGAAGTTCCTGGTTCCATTGTAGTAAGGCCAAAACGCAAACTAGACCATGTCTGGATGGTTTACTCGTCGTTGACAGATGACCCTTCTGAGGCTGATGCGTCTCAGGTGTGCGAGGCTCTCTTGACATTGCTTGTGGAAGTTgggcaaaaaaagaaaaatgaacatGCCATGAAAAACGAATGA
- the LOC115717235 gene encoding TATA-box-binding protein: MSEQVLEGSQPVDLQKHPSGIVPTLQNIVSTVNLDCKLDLKAIALQARNAEYNPKRFAAVIMRIREPKTTALIFASGKMVCTGAKSEHQSKLAARKYARIIQKLGFAAKFKDFKIQNIVGSCDVKFPIRLEGLAYSHGAFSSYEPELFPGLIYRMKQPKIVLLIFVSGKIVLTGAKVREETYTAFENIYPVLTEFRKNQQ; this comes from the exons ATGTCGGAACAAGTCTTGGAAGGGAGCCAACCAGTTGATCTCCAGAAGCACCCTTCGGGAATAGTTCCGACCCTACA GAATATTGTCTCCACTGTTAATTTGGATTGCAAGTTGGATCTTAAGGCCATTGCTCTCCAAGCTAGAAATGCAGAATATAATCCTAAG CGTTTTGCTGCAGTtattatgagaataagagaaCCAAAAACAACAGCATTGATATTTGCATCTGGGAAGATG GTGTGTACTGGGGCCAAAAGTGAACATCAATCAAAACTTGCAGCAAGAAAG TATGCTCGTATCATTCAGAAACTTGGGTTTGCGGCAAAGTTTAAG GATTTTAAAATCCAAAATATAGTAGGCTCTTGCGATGTTAAGTTTCCCATTAGGCTTGAAGGACTTGCATATTCGCATGGTGCTTTCTCAAGT TATGAACCAGAATTATTTCCAGGCTTGATTTACCGGATGAAGCAACCGAAAATTGTGCTACTTATATTTGTCTCTGGAAAAATTGTTCTTACAGGAGCAAAG GTGAGGGAAGAGACCTACACTGCCTTTGAGAACATTTACCCTGTCCTGACAGAGTTCAGGAAAAACCAGCAATGA
- the LOC115717233 gene encoding uncharacterized protein LOC115717233 isoform X2 → MDGAESSFHGAFRSPLSEPEIADRGRKLEASESGLFYCYVSNLLGLADVLNFNNEVNEVSKPETETIGQACDDMQTQNQRLLQRTKRDEYKMKKLKSKMGAGNPNQSASSTQLTAQSDGLGNDGLIPQLLTSVPSLNDAASYLAQTTSFITGCFNDYSEPSSRDVEDSNLQAHELVMFSSGQTQGSQASSSDVASSSGYHLTHTESSNTEASSSVGDSSRISSSLVQSNQNGQSGISIFQGLINRVRRTVCGSADDIGWMQRDPEMPPVEDGTHRFTETLDSIRHGVHRLPNSMVYLLVPGLFSNHGPLYFVNTKMSFSKMGLACHIAKIHSEASVEKNAREIKEYIEEIYWGSGKRVLLLGHSKGGIDAAAALSLYWPDLKDKVAGLALAQSPYGGSPIASDILREGQLGDYVNLRKLMEILICKVIKGDLQALEDLTYERRREFLKKHHLPRELPVVSFRTEAAISPAVLATLSRVAHAELPMMAPLSAGQSITKLPVVIPLGAAMAACAQLLQIRYGEKSDGLVTCRDAEVPGSIVVRPKRKLDHVWMVYSSLTDDPSEADASQVCEALLTLLVEVGQKKKNEHAMKNE, encoded by the exons ATGG ATGGAGCTGAATCGAGCTTTCATGGGGCTTTTCGTAGTCCTCTTTCGGAACCTGAGATTGCGGATAGGGGGCGGAAATTGGAAGCTTCTGAAAG CGGTTTATTTTACTGCTATGTCAGCAATTTGTTGGGACTTGCTGATGTATTGAATTTCAATAATGAAGTGAATGAGGTTTCCAAGCCTGAAACTGAG acTATTGGACAAGCGTGTGATGATATGCAGACTCAAAACCAACGTCTACTACAGCGGACTAAGAGAGACGAGTATAAAATGAAG AAATTGAAATCTAAAATGGGAGCTGGCAACCCAAATCAAAGTGCGTCTTCCACGCAGTTAacg GCTCAGAGTGATGGTTTAGGAAACGATGGGCTTATCCCTCAGCTTCTTACGTCTGTCCCATCCCTAAACGATGCTGCATCTTATCTTGCACAAACAACATCATTCATAACTGGATGTTTTAATGACTATTCTG AACCTTCATCTAGAGACGTGGAAGATTCCAACTTACAAGCACATGAATTGGTAATGTTTTCATCTGGGCAAACACAGGGGTCTCAGGCTAGCTCTAGTGATGTTGCGTCTTCAAGTGGGTATCATTTAACACATACAGAATCATCTAATACTGAAGCTAGCTCCTCAGTTGGGGATTCATCTCGAATTTCTAGCTCTCttgtacaatcaaatcaaaatggtCAAAGTGGCATTTCCATTTTTCAAGG CCTCATTAATCGAGTTCGAAGAACTGTCTGTGGATCCGCTGATGACATTGGGTGGATGCAACGTGATCCGGAGATGCCTCCAGTTGAAGACGGGACACACAGATTCACAGAAACTCTTGATAGTATCAG GCATGGCGTTCACAGGTTGCCAAATTCAATGGTTTACTTATTGGTTCCAG GTCTTTTCAGCAACCATGGAccactgtattttgtaaatacaAAAATGAGCTTCTCAAAGATGGGTCTGGCTTGTCATATTGCCAAGATTCACAGCGAG GCCTCAGTCGAAAAAAATGCTAGGGAGATAAAGGAGTACATTGAGGAAATCTATTGGGGTTCTGGGAAGCGTGTTTTGCTTCTTGGACATAGTAAAGGAGGAATAGATGCGGCTGCTGCTTTGTCATTATATTGGCCTGATTTAAAAGATAAAGTTGCTGGCCTTGCATTAGCTCAAAGTCCATATGGTGGCAGTCCAATTGCTTCAGATATCTTGCGAGAAGGGCAGCTTGGCGATTACGTAAATTTACGAAAACTTATGGAGATTCTGATCTGTAAAGTAATTAAG GGTGATTTGCAAGCTCTTGAAGACCTAACATACGAGAGACGTAGAGAATTTCTTAAGAAACACCACTTGCCAAGGGAACTCCCTGTTGTTTCATTCCGAACAGAAGCTGCCATATCTCCTGCTGTTTTAGCAACATTATCGCGTGTTGCGCATGCAGAGCTACCTATGATGGCTCCCCTTTCTGCTGGCCAATCAATAACAAAACTGCCTGTTGTAATACCTCTTGGTGCAGCAATGGCTGCCTGTGCTCAGCTTCTGCAGATCAGGTATGGTGAGAAGAGCGACGGTCTTGTCACATGCCGTGATGCAGAAGTTCCTGGTTCCATTGTAGTAAGGCCAAAACGCAAACTAGACCATGTCTGGATGGTTTACTCGTCGTTGACAGATGACCCTTCTGAGGCTGATGCGTCTCAGGTGTGCGAGGCTCTCTTGACATTGCTTGTGGAAGTTgggcaaaaaaagaaaaatgaacatGCCATGAAAAACGAATGA
- the LOC115717233 gene encoding uncharacterized protein LOC115717233 isoform X1, protein MDGAESSFHGAFRSPLSEPEIADRGRKLEASESGLFYCYVSNLLGLADVLNFNNEVNEVSKPETETIGQACDDMQTQNQRLLQRTKRDEYKMKKLKSKMGAGNPNQSASSTQLTAQSDGLGNDGLIPQLLTSVPSLNDAASYLAQTTSFITGCFNDYSVEPSSRDVEDSNLQAHELVMFSSGQTQGSQASSSDVASSSGYHLTHTESSNTEASSSVGDSSRISSSLVQSNQNGQSGISIFQGLINRVRRTVCGSADDIGWMQRDPEMPPVEDGTHRFTETLDSIRHGVHRLPNSMVYLLVPGLFSNHGPLYFVNTKMSFSKMGLACHIAKIHSEASVEKNAREIKEYIEEIYWGSGKRVLLLGHSKGGIDAAAALSLYWPDLKDKVAGLALAQSPYGGSPIASDILREGQLGDYVNLRKLMEILICKVIKGDLQALEDLTYERRREFLKKHHLPRELPVVSFRTEAAISPAVLATLSRVAHAELPMMAPLSAGQSITKLPVVIPLGAAMAACAQLLQIRYGEKSDGLVTCRDAEVPGSIVVRPKRKLDHVWMVYSSLTDDPSEADASQVCEALLTLLVEVGQKKKNEHAMKNE, encoded by the exons ATGG ATGGAGCTGAATCGAGCTTTCATGGGGCTTTTCGTAGTCCTCTTTCGGAACCTGAGATTGCGGATAGGGGGCGGAAATTGGAAGCTTCTGAAAG CGGTTTATTTTACTGCTATGTCAGCAATTTGTTGGGACTTGCTGATGTATTGAATTTCAATAATGAAGTGAATGAGGTTTCCAAGCCTGAAACTGAG acTATTGGACAAGCGTGTGATGATATGCAGACTCAAAACCAACGTCTACTACAGCGGACTAAGAGAGACGAGTATAAAATGAAG AAATTGAAATCTAAAATGGGAGCTGGCAACCCAAATCAAAGTGCGTCTTCCACGCAGTTAacg GCTCAGAGTGATGGTTTAGGAAACGATGGGCTTATCCCTCAGCTTCTTACGTCTGTCCCATCCCTAAACGATGCTGCATCTTATCTTGCACAAACAACATCATTCATAACTGGATGTTTTAATGACTATTCTG TAGAACCTTCATCTAGAGACGTGGAAGATTCCAACTTACAAGCACATGAATTGGTAATGTTTTCATCTGGGCAAACACAGGGGTCTCAGGCTAGCTCTAGTGATGTTGCGTCTTCAAGTGGGTATCATTTAACACATACAGAATCATCTAATACTGAAGCTAGCTCCTCAGTTGGGGATTCATCTCGAATTTCTAGCTCTCttgtacaatcaaatcaaaatggtCAAAGTGGCATTTCCATTTTTCAAGG CCTCATTAATCGAGTTCGAAGAACTGTCTGTGGATCCGCTGATGACATTGGGTGGATGCAACGTGATCCGGAGATGCCTCCAGTTGAAGACGGGACACACAGATTCACAGAAACTCTTGATAGTATCAG GCATGGCGTTCACAGGTTGCCAAATTCAATGGTTTACTTATTGGTTCCAG GTCTTTTCAGCAACCATGGAccactgtattttgtaaatacaAAAATGAGCTTCTCAAAGATGGGTCTGGCTTGTCATATTGCCAAGATTCACAGCGAG GCCTCAGTCGAAAAAAATGCTAGGGAGATAAAGGAGTACATTGAGGAAATCTATTGGGGTTCTGGGAAGCGTGTTTTGCTTCTTGGACATAGTAAAGGAGGAATAGATGCGGCTGCTGCTTTGTCATTATATTGGCCTGATTTAAAAGATAAAGTTGCTGGCCTTGCATTAGCTCAAAGTCCATATGGTGGCAGTCCAATTGCTTCAGATATCTTGCGAGAAGGGCAGCTTGGCGATTACGTAAATTTACGAAAACTTATGGAGATTCTGATCTGTAAAGTAATTAAG GGTGATTTGCAAGCTCTTGAAGACCTAACATACGAGAGACGTAGAGAATTTCTTAAGAAACACCACTTGCCAAGGGAACTCCCTGTTGTTTCATTCCGAACAGAAGCTGCCATATCTCCTGCTGTTTTAGCAACATTATCGCGTGTTGCGCATGCAGAGCTACCTATGATGGCTCCCCTTTCTGCTGGCCAATCAATAACAAAACTGCCTGTTGTAATACCTCTTGGTGCAGCAATGGCTGCCTGTGCTCAGCTTCTGCAGATCAGGTATGGTGAGAAGAGCGACGGTCTTGTCACATGCCGTGATGCAGAAGTTCCTGGTTCCATTGTAGTAAGGCCAAAACGCAAACTAGACCATGTCTGGATGGTTTACTCGTCGTTGACAGATGACCCTTCTGAGGCTGATGCGTCTCAGGTGTGCGAGGCTCTCTTGACATTGCTTGTGGAAGTTgggcaaaaaaagaaaaatgaacatGCCATGAAAAACGAATGA